A DNA window from Centropristis striata isolate RG_2023a ecotype Rhode Island chromosome 10, C.striata_1.0, whole genome shotgun sequence contains the following coding sequences:
- the nr4a2a gene encoding nuclear receptor subfamily 4 group A member 2a isoform X2, with amino-acid sequence MPCVQAQYGSSPQGASPASQSYSYHTAGEYSCDFLTPEFVKFSMDLTNTEITATTSLPSFSTFMDNYNTSYDVKPPCLYQMPHSGEQSSIKVEDVQMHSYHQQGHLPPQSEEMMAHSGPMYFKPSSPHAPSTPNFQVQPNHMWEDPGSLHSFHQNYVAATSHMMDQRKNPVSRLSLFSFKQSPPGTPVSSCQMRFDGPLHVSMNHDNPGVHRGLDGQSFAVPSAIRKQAGLAFPHSLQLGHGHQLVDSQVPSPPSRGSPSNEGLCAVCGDNAACQHYGVRTCEGCKGFFKRTVQKNAKYVCLANKNCPVDKRRRNRCQFCRFQKCIVVGMVREVVRTDNLKGRRGRLPSKPKSPQEPSPPSPPVSLISALVRAHVDSNPSMSALDYSRFQANPDYQMTGDNTQHIQQFYDLLTGSMEIIRGWAEKIPGFSDLPKPDQDLLFESAFLELFVLRLSYRLQCVRGFGEWVDAIVDFSSNLQSMNIDISAFSCIAALAMVTERHGLKEPKRVEDLQNKIVNCLKDQVTFNGGGLNRPNYLSKLLGKLPELRTLCTQGLQRIFYLKLEDLVPPPAIIDKLFLDTLPF; translated from the exons CTTCTTAACACCTGAGTTTGTTAAGTTTAGCATGGACTTGACCAACACTGAGATCACAGCCACTACTTCTCTCCCGAGTTTCAGTACATTCATGGACAACTATAACACCAGTTACGACGTTAAACCGCCCTGTCTGTATCAGATGCCCCACTCTGGAGAGCAGTCCTCTATCAAGGTGGAGGACGTCCAGATGCACAGCTACCATCAGCAGGGCCACCTGCCACCTCAGTCGGAAGAGATGATGGCTCATTCTGGGCCTATGTACTTCAAACCGTCCTCGCCTCACGCCCCGAGTACGCCAAACTTCCAGGTCCAGCCTAATCACATGTGGGAGGACCCTGGTTCCCTCCACAGTTTCCACCAGAACTATGTCGCGGCCACGTCTCATATGATGGACCAGCGCAAGAACCCCGTCTCGAGGCTCTCGCTCTTCTCCTTCAAGCAGTCCCCGCCTGGCACTCCAGTTTCCAGCTGTCAGATGCGGTTCGACGGGCCGCTGCACGTCTCCATGAACCACGACAACCCGGGCGTGCACCGCGGCCTGGACGGACAGAGTTTTGCGGTGCCCAGCGCCATCCGGAAACAGGCTGGCCTGGCCTTCCCTCACTCCCTGCAGCTCGGCCACGGGCACCAGCTGGTGGACAGCCAAGTGCCATCGCCCCCGTCCCGAGGATCTCCGTCAAACGAGGGTCTGTGTGCGGTCTGTGGGGACAACGCAGCCTGCCAGCATTATGGAGTGAGAACCTGCGAGGGCTGCAAAGGATTTTTCAAG cgCACCGTtcagaaaaatgcaaaatacgTGTGTTTAGCAAATAAAAACTGTCCTGTTGACAAACGCCGAAGAAATCGTTGCCAGTTCTGCCGTTTCCAGAAGTGCATTGTCGTCGGAATGGTGAGAGAAG TTGTCCGAACGGATAATTTGAAAGGTCGGAGAGGACGCCTACCATCCAAACCCAAAAGTCCACAGGAGCCCTCCCCTCCCTCGCCGCCGGTGAGCCTCATAAGCGCACTTGTTCGGGCCCATGTGGACTCCAACCCCTCCATGTCTGCTTTGGACTACTCCAGA TTCCAGGCTAACCCTGACTACCAAATGACTGGAGACAACACTCAGCACATCCAGCAGTTCTATGATCTCCTGACGGGCTCCATGGAGATCATCCGGGGCTGGGCGGAGAAGATCCCCGGCTTTTCTGATCTACCGAAGCCGGATCAGGATCTCCTCTTCGAATCCGCCTTCCTGGAACTGTTTGTCCTGCGGCTGTCGTACAG GCTACAGTGCGTCCGTGGATTTGGAGAGTGGGTGGACGCTATCGTGGACTTTTCTTCCAACTTGCAGAGCATGAACATAGACATCTCAGCTTTCTCCTGCATCGCAGCTCTGGCCATGGTAACAG AGCGACACGGTCTTAAGGAACCCAAGAGAGTCGAGGATCTCCAAAACAAGATAGTCAACTGCCTCAAAGATCAAGTGACATTCAATGGCGGTGGATTGAATCGTCCCAACTACTTGTCAAAACTCTTGGGAAAGCTCCCTGAACTGCGCACACTCTGTACCCAAGGTCTGCAGCGTATCTTTTACCTAAAACTAGAAGATCTTGTCCCTCCGCCAGCAATAATTGACAAACTGTTCCTCGACACCCTACCTTTCTGA
- the nr4a2a gene encoding nuclear receptor subfamily 4 group A member 2a isoform X1, with product MPCVQAQYGSSPQGASPASQSYSYHTAGEYSCDFLTPEFVKFSMDLTNTEITATTSLPSFSTFMDNYNTSYDVKPPCLYQMPHSGEQSSIKVEDVQMHSYHQQGHLPPQSEEMMAHSGPMYFKPSSPHAPSTPNFQVQPNHMWEDPGSLHSFHQNYVAATSHMMDQRKNPVSRLSLFSFKQSPPGTPVSSCQMRFDGPLHVSMNHDNPGVHRGLDGQSFAVPSAIRKQAGLAFPHSLQLGHGHQLVDSQVPSPPSRGSPSNEGLCAVCGDNAACQHYGVRTCEGCKGFFKRTVQKNAKYVCLANKNCPVDKRRRNRCQFCRFQKCIVVGMVREVVRTDNLKGRRGRLPSKPKSPQEPSPPSPPVSLISALVRAHVDSNPSMSALDYSRFQANPDYQMTGDNTQHIQQFYDLLTGSMEIIRGWAEKIPGFSDLPKPDQDLLFESAFLELFVLRLSYRSNPVEGKLIFCNGVVLHRLQCVRGFGEWVDAIVDFSSNLQSMNIDISAFSCIAALAMVTERHGLKEPKRVEDLQNKIVNCLKDQVTFNGGGLNRPNYLSKLLGKLPELRTLCTQGLQRIFYLKLEDLVPPPAIIDKLFLDTLPF from the exons CTTCTTAACACCTGAGTTTGTTAAGTTTAGCATGGACTTGACCAACACTGAGATCACAGCCACTACTTCTCTCCCGAGTTTCAGTACATTCATGGACAACTATAACACCAGTTACGACGTTAAACCGCCCTGTCTGTATCAGATGCCCCACTCTGGAGAGCAGTCCTCTATCAAGGTGGAGGACGTCCAGATGCACAGCTACCATCAGCAGGGCCACCTGCCACCTCAGTCGGAAGAGATGATGGCTCATTCTGGGCCTATGTACTTCAAACCGTCCTCGCCTCACGCCCCGAGTACGCCAAACTTCCAGGTCCAGCCTAATCACATGTGGGAGGACCCTGGTTCCCTCCACAGTTTCCACCAGAACTATGTCGCGGCCACGTCTCATATGATGGACCAGCGCAAGAACCCCGTCTCGAGGCTCTCGCTCTTCTCCTTCAAGCAGTCCCCGCCTGGCACTCCAGTTTCCAGCTGTCAGATGCGGTTCGACGGGCCGCTGCACGTCTCCATGAACCACGACAACCCGGGCGTGCACCGCGGCCTGGACGGACAGAGTTTTGCGGTGCCCAGCGCCATCCGGAAACAGGCTGGCCTGGCCTTCCCTCACTCCCTGCAGCTCGGCCACGGGCACCAGCTGGTGGACAGCCAAGTGCCATCGCCCCCGTCCCGAGGATCTCCGTCAAACGAGGGTCTGTGTGCGGTCTGTGGGGACAACGCAGCCTGCCAGCATTATGGAGTGAGAACCTGCGAGGGCTGCAAAGGATTTTTCAAG cgCACCGTtcagaaaaatgcaaaatacgTGTGTTTAGCAAATAAAAACTGTCCTGTTGACAAACGCCGAAGAAATCGTTGCCAGTTCTGCCGTTTCCAGAAGTGCATTGTCGTCGGAATGGTGAGAGAAG TTGTCCGAACGGATAATTTGAAAGGTCGGAGAGGACGCCTACCATCCAAACCCAAAAGTCCACAGGAGCCCTCCCCTCCCTCGCCGCCGGTGAGCCTCATAAGCGCACTTGTTCGGGCCCATGTGGACTCCAACCCCTCCATGTCTGCTTTGGACTACTCCAGA TTCCAGGCTAACCCTGACTACCAAATGACTGGAGACAACACTCAGCACATCCAGCAGTTCTATGATCTCCTGACGGGCTCCATGGAGATCATCCGGGGCTGGGCGGAGAAGATCCCCGGCTTTTCTGATCTACCGAAGCCGGATCAGGATCTCCTCTTCGAATCCGCCTTCCTGGAACTGTTTGTCCTGCGGCTGTCGTACAG GTCCAACCCGGTGGAAGGCaaacttattttttgtaatggagtgGTGTTACACAGGCTACAGTGCGTCCGTGGATTTGGAGAGTGGGTGGACGCTATCGTGGACTTTTCTTCCAACTTGCAGAGCATGAACATAGACATCTCAGCTTTCTCCTGCATCGCAGCTCTGGCCATGGTAACAG AGCGACACGGTCTTAAGGAACCCAAGAGAGTCGAGGATCTCCAAAACAAGATAGTCAACTGCCTCAAAGATCAAGTGACATTCAATGGCGGTGGATTGAATCGTCCCAACTACTTGTCAAAACTCTTGGGAAAGCTCCCTGAACTGCGCACACTCTGTACCCAAGGTCTGCAGCGTATCTTTTACCTAAAACTAGAAGATCTTGTCCCTCCGCCAGCAATAATTGACAAACTGTTCCTCGACACCCTACCTTTCTGA